In the genome of Roseovarius sp. Pro17, the window CTATCCGCCGGGTGATCCAGCACTGACCAGCTACGAAATGCCGATGCGCGGCTTTGATGAGGCGGTCGAAATGCGGCTGGGCCGCTCGATGCCATGGCGCGGATATCTGCGCGACAATGGCTATGAATTTGCTGAATATATGGACCTCTACCGGCCCAAGTCCGCGCCGGGGCGCGCGCCGCGTATCGACGACCCGGCAGTCTATGCAGCGGCGCATAGTGATACCGCGTTTCTCACCGACAGTTTCCTCAGCCATATGGCGGACCGCACCGGCGAGGGGTGGTGCGCGCATCTGACCTATATCCGCCCGCATCCACCACTGGTCGCGCCCGCGCCCTACAATCGCATCGTTGATCCCGCCACCCTGCCGCTGCCCCGCAGGCTGGAGAGGCCTGAGGATGAGGTCGCGCAGCATCCGTTCTTTGCGCCCGCGCTGGCAGCTGCGACGCCGGATAGCATGGTGCATGGGCTGGACGATCTGCCCGCGACGGACGAGACTGTGCAGGCCTTGCGCGCGATCTATCTGGGGCTGGCCGCCGAGGTGGATCACCATATCGGTCGCGTGATGGAATGGTTGCAAGAAAGCGGGCAGTATGACGACACGCTGATAGTGCTGACTGCCGATCACGGCGAAATGCTGGGCGACAGGCACGCATGGGGCAAAATGAACGTGCATGACGCAGCGTTTCACACCCCGCTGGTCGTCCGTCTACCCGGGAATGCGGCACGCGCAGGCATGCAACTGGACCTGCCAACGGAATCTATCGACATTGCACCGACGATTCTGGAATGGGCGGGAGCGGTGCCGCCGAATTCGATGGATGGGCACTCGCTGTTGCCGCTGCTCCGGGGCGAGGCACCGCAGGACTGGCGCACGCACACGTACTCGGAGTTGGATTTCGGCAACCCGAATGCGCCCTCACTGTGGCAGAAGGCGCTGGGCGCGGACATTTGCGCCTCGAACCTCGCTATCCTGCGCGAAGAGCAACTGACGCTGGTGGAGTTCGCCGCCGATCTGCCACCCATCCTGTTGGACACGCGCGAGGGACTGGCGCTGAACGTGGCCGACCGGTCTGACTATGCCGCCGATCTGGCACGCATGACGCGCGCGATGCTACGTCACCGGATGCGACACATGGACCAGACGCTGGCGCTGGACAGCATCACACCGGACGGCCCGCTGCGCAGGCCGCGTCACTAGCGCCGTCCGTCAGGGTTGCGATCCAGATCACGGCGCAAAAGCCGGGCGTTGCGCAAATTCGCCTTGAAGCCGATGTCGAACAGATCGCCTACCAGCGGCACGATGCCGATGATCAGATCCGTGCCACTGTTTGCGACCATGCGCGCAATCGTGCGCTTGCGCGCGCCATGCTGCCAGCCTTTGGCTATCATCCAGACCGATGGGGCAAAGGTCACCATATCGCCAACCCCCGGCACCAACCCGATCAACCCGTCAAGGCCGATACGCACACCCACCACCGGCAGGCGAAACTGCGCATCCATCAACCGCGCCATACGGTCGATCCGGTCCAGATCACGCGCGACTTTGGTTTTTTGAACGCCCCGCTCTGCTACGGCGCGCGTGTCGCCCGCCAATTCGTCAGGTCGACGCACGGCCCGGCCCCCGCGAGGCGATGATATAGACCGCGTGCACGATGCCGGGGATATAGCCAAGCAGCGTCAGTAGGATGTTGATCCAGAAATGCTTGCCCAGCCCCTCCTGTAGAAAAACGCCCAGCGGGGGCAGGAAAATGGCGATAATGATTCTTAGAAAATCCATAGCGTGTCCTTTCGGGAATGCGCGCTGTACCGCCTTCAACGTTCAGGAAAGCCCAATTGTTCCGCCCCTCTTTGCGCCGGTAACCGTGACGTCATCGCCTCAGGACGCGGTGACAGATATGTCGCGCGCCGCCGATAGCTGTGCTGCGCGCGTGCCGATGGCAATCAGGATCGCGCCCCAGATCGTCAGGTCGATGCCCAGCAGAACGCCCGGCACCCACGCGGCGCTGAACGGCAGGCCGCTGATCAGCATCACCGCAAGGAGCAGCGACAGCGCACCGCCCGCGATCATCCAGCCACCGCCTGCGCCGGTCTTTATCAGGCGCGCGCCATAATAAATGCGCAGCGCGCCGCTGGTGGCAAAGAACACGATGATCAGCGCCGTGATCGTGATGAGGCCGATCATCGGCTGCGCCAGGATCAAGAGGCCGATCACCACCGACAGCGCGGCACTGAGAAACGCGGCCAGCATGTGCCAACCGTGCCGACGCCTGAACGCGGCGATGATGCCGACGATCCCGCTGGCGATCAGCACCCAAGCCATCACCAACGCGGCGGTGAAGGATGCAATCAGCGGCATGGCGATAGCGAGCAGGCCACCGATCAGCGTGACGATACCGATGATCAGCAGCAACCATTTGTTATGTGCGGCCTCCTGTCCGGCGGCATACGCCGCTTCGGAGGCAGGGGTGTCCGGCATTGCGGGATCATGGGGGGTGTATTGGTCGGTCATGGTAGTCTCCTTATTGTAAACTCTGTTGTCGGGCGCGGTTGGTGCGTCTCAAACCATCGATTCAGGGACTCCGGGCAGGCGGCGTCCGAATTCCACAGCCGGACGCACTTCATAGGGCACAAGGAATCCGCGACGATCCTCTGGCGCGATCTCGGCGTTGCGGCGCGCGCGTTCCGCCCAGAGGGCAGCGGCGCTCTCGGCGGCGAAGAACTCGGGGCCGGCATCCGCGCCCAGCCAGTGACCAAAGATGCGCTGGCGCAGATCCTCGACATGGGCCGGGTCGTTCAGCATGACGCCCGCCTCGGTATCCCAATTCATCGAGCGTCCGTTCAGGTTAGCCGATGATACGATCGCGCGATCTGCGTCAAAAATCGACACCTTGGAGTGCACATAGATGATGGGCGAGCCGCAGAGCGTGTCGCGCGCTTTGGACTCCAGTGCCTTGGGTCGAACGGGCGAGCATATCGTCATCCGCTCGCCAAAGGCGCCGCGCAGCATGGTCACGCATTTGGCCTGCAGGAATTCGCCATACCGCTTGTCCGATCCGGTGGCGCCATAGAACGCGACCTCTTCGGGTGCGGCGGGCACGACCACGATCAGCGTCAGCGCTGGATTATCCCGCGCTGCCCGCGCCAGTCGATCGCATAGCGGTCGGTCACGCAGAAATTGCGTTTCAAGATAGATCAGCCCGCGCGCGCGCGCGATCAGGCGGTGATGATCGTCCGAGATCGTGTGGACCAGCGGCTTTGGCCCCAGAAAGCGCCAGTCCGTCTTGCGCTTGCGCGAGAGGGTGCGCAGCAGGCGGCCCTCGGCGGTGGCTGCCTTGGTGCCCGCGACGACGGCCAGAAATTCCTCCAGATGGCTGTGCACATCCTTGGCGACCGGGCCGGTGCAACGTAGCTGAACGTCTTGCCACGTCTCTTCCCGATCGCGCTGATGGCTTTTGTCGTCATAGCGTCGCTCGTTCAGATCCAGACCACCGATAAAGGCGACGCGCTGGTCAATCACACAGATCTTTTGATGATGCGTGCCGGGGATCAGCTTCGGTATGGGCCAGCGCCGCGCAGCCAGCGTGCCGTCGCCCGTATCGCGCAGCATAGGACGCAGTCCGGGACTGCACTCCAATACGCGCGCACGGGCAGATGGGGTCATGTCGTTCAGCTTGGCCGCCGTCTTGTTCACCTCTTTGACGAGGCGCGGCCACAGAAGCAGCCGTGGCAGGATGCCGGTGCGCGCGGAATGGGCGGCGTTGGTGACATTCAGCCGCGCATCCGGCCCAGCCAGTTCGCGGGCGGCGACAAAGGCGCGGCGCGTTTTCCACGAATCTTGGTGAAGCTCGGGTGCCAGAACCGCGTCGAAATCGCAGATGACGAACTTCACCTCGACGCCTTGCCGCAGGACATACACGATCAGATCAAACCAGTCCTCACCGATCGCGCGGCCCTCGTTGCTGCGCAATTTAGTCGACAGATCAAACACGCGGTAACCTGCGGAAATCTGGTCCTGCGCTGCGAGAAAGGCACGTTCCATCGCCGGATAAACCTCGGACGCTGTCAACAGCACCGAGACATCTGGCAGGTCGTCCAGAAAGTTCTGATAATTCTGAGAAATCTGATCCGCCATGCCGCCTCTTAGACTCTGCCGCGTTCAGACACTGTGGCCAACGTTAACGCAGGGGGCGAGGTGCAGGTTCCGAAGTGCAATATGCGGACACGGTCCCACGTTAGCCGTGACGTCCCATGGGATACCGGTCTAGCTCTGGCCGCCTTCGTCCTGCTCTCGCAGCTTGCGCAGCAATTCTGCCAGCTCGGGTGGCAACTGTGGCGGCTCTGTCTCGCGATAGGCGCGCTTGAGGTTTTTTGAAATAGGGTCCATGTGCTCTGCTCAACTCTTTCGTTTCGGTGTAGTGCTCCTTCTCGGCGTCGCGATCTTGCGGTTTGATGCGATCATTTATTGTCTCCCCAACACGCGGTGCTGCTGAATGGTTCCCGCACTCTATTGCGAATGAAAAGGTGTTGCATAAAAACCAATATGGGGTTGGTCCGCCCCCGCGACCATTCCAACATTCAATCCGGAACTGCGCGGTGCAGGGTCGCGTTGCGCCCTATCATATCCCTCAATCCATCGCCCAAGGGGCCACCCGCATGAGCCAAAATCCCTCGATACGTTCCGACACGGGCAAACCCAGCGCTGATCAGTCCGGCTGGACGGCGCGCCTGTCGCGCAGCAAGGCAGGGCTCGCCGCGCTGTCACTGGCCGAAAGCACGGTGCTGCCCATCCCGCTTGAGGCTATCGTGGTGCCGCTGATGGTGGGCCATCCGCGCCGCGCGCTGAGGATCGCGCTGATCATCTGGCTGGCCTGCATGGTCGGGGCGATCCTGTTCTACCTCGTTGGCCTTTTGCTGGCCGATCCGGTTGTGCATCCGGTCATGCGCCAACTGGGCCTTGAGGACAGTTTCAACGACATGGCGCAGAATTTGTCGGGTGGTGGCCTCTTCTGGTCAGTGTTCCTCGTGTCGTTTCTGCCTGCACCGTTGCAGCTGGCGACGCTGGGCGCGGGCGTGATCGGTGCCAATCCAGTAGTTTTCATCATCGCGATCGCGTTGTCGCGAGGGCTGCGTTATTTCGGCATGGCGATCCTTGCGCAGTTTGTGGGCGAGCGGATTGCGCATCTGGGCATCCCCAAGCGATATCTGGTGCTGGGCCTCGCCGCGCTGCTACTGGCAGGCTGGGGTGTGCTGCAACTGTTTTAGGACTGGATAGCGGCGCACTGCGCGCGGCATTGCGCCGCTATACATCTGCGACACAAAGGTATAGAGGCCGCACCTTGGGGTTCCCGTATTGGTGCCCACCCATGAAACAGCAGAAAATCCTTACCCCGTGAAAACAGCTCTCGCCGATGCCATCGCCGCCCGTGGATACACCACGCTCACCCCCGTTCAGGAGGCTGTGACGAATCCGGACCTGACCGGCTCGGACCTGTTGGTGTCGGCGCAGACGGGATCGGGCAAGACGTTGGGCTTTGGCCTCGCCATCGCGCCGACGCTGCTGGGTGAGGCCGAAAAATTCAGTGAAGCTGCCGCGCCGCTGGCCTTGATTATCGCGCCGACGCGCGAGCTGGCCTTGCAGGTAAAGCGCGAGTTGTCGTGGCTCTATGCCGGGGCGGGCGCGGTGCTGGCGTCCTGTGTCGGCGGCATGGACATGCGCGACGAGCGGCGCGCGCTGCAGCGCGGTGCGCATATCGTCGTCGCCACGCCGGGCCGTTTGCGCGATCATATCATGCGCGGTTCCATCGACCTCAGCGCCTTGCGCGCCGTGGTGTTGGACGAGGCCGATGAGATGCTCGATCTGGGTTTCCGCGAGGATCTGGAATTCATCCTCGGCGAGGCGCCGGAGCAGCGCCAGACGCTGCTGTTTTCGGCCACCGTTCCCGCTGCCATCGCCAAGCTGGCGCAAGGTTATCAAAAGGACGCCGTGCGCATCAGTACCGCTGCCGCCGAGGCGGGCCAGCATGCCGATATCGAATACCGCGCCCTGAATGTGTCGCCCCGCGACGGCGAGAACGCGATCATCAATGTGCTGCGCTACTACGAATCGCCGAACGCTCTCGTATTTTGTAATACGCGCGCCATGGTCGCCCGCCTGACCACACGCCTGTCAAATCGTGGCTTTGCCGTTGTGGCCCTGTCAGGTGAATTGTCGCAGTCCGAGCGTACGCACGCGCTGCAAGCCATGCGCGATGGGCGTGCCCGCGTCTGCGTTGCCACCGACGTGGCCGCACGCGGCATCGACCTGCCTAACCTCGATCTGGTCGTCCACGCCGAATTGCCCGGCAGCCACGAGACGCTGCTGCACCGTTCTGGCCGCACCGGCCGCGCCGGACGCAAGGGCGTCAGCGTTTTGATAGTGCCCCCGGTGGCACGCAAAAAGGCCGAGCGCATTCTGAATTGGGCCAAGCTGCGCGCCGAATGGGGCTCCGCGCCCTCGGCCGACGACGTGACCGCCAAAGACGAAGAGCGGATGCTGAACGATGAGGCATGGTCCGAGGCGATCACTGAAAGTGAGGCGGGTCCAGTTGCCAAGTTGATCGAGCGGTTCTCTTCCGAACAGATCGCAGCCGCCTACTTGCGCATGTTCCACAGCAAACATTCCGCGCCCGAAGACCTCGGCGATCCGGGCGAAAAGCCCGCGCCGCGCGCCGCATTTGGCCCCAGCGTCTGGTTCTCGGTCTCGGGCGGTCGCGCCAAGGGGGCCGAGCCGCGTCGCCTTCTGCCCATGCTCTGCAAGGCGGGCGGAATAACGCGCGAAGATATCGGCGCGATCCGTATTGGCGATACCGAAAGCTATGTGGAACTGCGCAAGCCCGCCGCTGCTGGTTTTAAGGCGTCCATTGGCGACAATATGCGCGTCGAGGACGGCGCAGAGGTGGCCGAATTGGCTCAGCCCCCTGCGATGGCTCAGCGTCCCGCAGGCAAACCGGGCGGCAAGCCCACGTCCCATTCCGGACCCAAGCCCGAGTGGAAAAAACCCGCGCGCAAAGGCCCCCCGCCTGCCAGCCAGCTGGACGACCTGCCCGCCATCCTGCCGCCCGAGGAAAACCGCGCGCCCAAGCCGAGCGCACCTAAAAGCACCGCCAAGGTGCAATATGATGACGCGCCCGCGCCGCGCTATAAAAAGCCCAAGACCGACGCACCGGCCAAGCCGCGTCACAAGGGGCCAAAGCCCGATTTCACCCGCGACGGTGCCGTTACCGATGCCGCGCCCAAGCCGAAATTCGCGGGCAAGCCGGGTAGCTATACCAAGGACAAGACCCCTGTTGGAAAACCCTCCAGCAAGAAAAACCGCGCCCGCGCGGCGACCAAGGCAGGTGAGGGCTATACCAGCAAGCCGGGCGCCCCTGCGAGTAAGTCAGCCGGTAAACCCTTTGGCAAACCGGGCGCAAAACCTGGTGGTAAACCGGGCGGCAAACCTGCTGGCAAACCCGGCGCAAAGCCATTCGGCAAGCCGCGCAGCGGCCCGCCCAAAGGCAGCAAGGACTAGGCCGGTTCAGCGGCCTTGATCGTCGTGCGCCACGCGGGATGCATCCAAGGTTGCTGGTTCGAGGCGGGCAGAGGATCGCGGCCAAGGATGTGATCTGCCGCCTTTTCGCCCGTCATGATGCTGGGGCCGTTCAGGTTGCCATTCGTGATGCGCGGAAAGATCGAGCTGTCGGCGACGCGCAGGCCATCGACCCCGATCACGCGGCATTCAGGATCGACGACCGCTTGCGGGTCATCGACTGCGCCCATTTTGCAGGTGCCGCAGGGATGATACGCGCTCTCGGCGTGCTCCGCGATAAAGGCGTTGAGCTGCTCATCGCTCTGCACGTCTTCGCCGGGCTGGATCTCTTTGCCGCGATAGGGATCGAACGCCGCCTGCCCGAAAATCTCGCGGGTCAGGCGAATGCAGCGGCGGAAATCCTGCCAATCGGTATCATGCGCCATGTAATTGAACGCGATATGCGGGGCCGCCATCGGATCGCCCGAACTCAGGCTGACCCGCCCGCGCGAGGCCGACCGCATCGGCCCGACATGCGCCTGAAATCCATGACCTTCGGCGGCAATTTTCCCGTCATAGCGCACGGCCAGCGGCAGGAAATGATACTGGATATCGGGATATTCAACACCCGGTCGCGAGCGCAGAAATGCCGCGCTTTCGAATTGGTTCGACGCGCCGAGGCCGGATTTTCCCAGCATCCATTGCGCCCCGATCATCCCCTTTGACCAGAGGTTCCAATGCTTGAACAGCGTGATCGGCTGCGTGCAGGCCTGCTGAATATAAAGCTCGAGATGATCTTGCAGGTTGCCGCCTACGCCGGGCCGGTCGGCAATCACATCCACACCATGCTCGGCCAGATGCGCGGCAGGGCCGATGCCCGAGTGCATCAGGATCTTGGGCGAGTTAAAGGCAGAGGCGGCCAGCACCACCTCGCGGTTCGCTGTGACCACCTGAACGCGCCCACCGCGTTCAATCTCGACCCCGGTCGCGCGCCCCTCCTTGATGATGACGCGTCGCACGAAACAGCGCAGCATATCGCAATTGGGCCGTTTCAGCGCGGGCCGCAGATATGCATTGGCCGCAGACCAGCGCCGTCCCTTGTAAACGGTCTGCTCCATCGGGCCAAAACCCTCCTGCTTTTCGCCGTTATAGTCGTCGGTCAACTCATACCCCGCCTGCTGCCCGGCCTGCACAAAGGCGTCGTACAGCGGATTGAGCCGGGGCCCGCGCGTGACATGCAATGGTCCATCGGTGCCGCGCCAAGCGGGATCGCCGCCATGCCCGTTACCGTCCCACGTCTCCATCCGCTTGTAGTATGGCAGCACGTTTCTAAAGCCCCATCCGCTCGCGCCGCTTTCTTCCCAATGATCGAAATCGCGCGCATGGCCGCGCACATAGACCATCCCGTTGATCGACGACGATCCGCCGATCACCTTGCCGCGTGGCGCGGCGAGGCGGCGATTGTTCAGATGCGGCTCGGGCTGCGAGGTGTAGCCCCAGTCGTATCGCTTCATGTTCATCGGATAACTCAGCGCGCCGGGCATCTGGATGAACGGCCCCGCATCGCTGCCGCCAAATTCCAGCACCAGAACGCTGTGCTTGCCGTCCTCGGACAGCCGATAGGCCATGGCCGACCCGGCGGATCCTGACCCGATGATGACGAAATCGGCCTGCATGATGGGTCCTTTCCCGAGCGGTGCTTAGAAATACTTACCAATGGTCAGTATTATAGTCAAAAGGTAAATATTGTGGCCCCGCCGCCGCCGCGATAGAGTGGCCGCTTAGCAAGGCGGCAGGCGTATGGCACGGCAATCGATCAGAGATATCAGGCGTGCCGAATTCTCGCAGGCTGCCTTCGACGCATTGGTGCGGCACGGCATCCGTGGAACGACGCTGGACCGCGTCGCCAAGATCGCGGGCGTATCCAAGGGCGTGGTGCTGCATCATTTCAAGGATAAGGACGCCCTGTTTGAAGGGGTCCAGCGCAAGGCCAACACCGTGCTGCGCGATTGCGTGACCGAGCTGTTGCACCATGCCGTGACTCCTCTGGAGCGGCTCTATGCCATCATCGTCGGCAATTTCGCCGCGCCGGTGTTTCAGCAGGAAATCTGCCACGCTTGGATATCGCTCTGCTCGGATGTGCCGCATAACAGGCAAAGCCAGCGTATCCAGACGGTCGTGCACGCGCGCATGCGCAGCAATCTGATGAGCGCGCTACGCCCCCTCGTTCCCGAGGGTGAGGCCGCACGAATTGCCTTTCAGTTGCGCACGGTCATGGATGGCATCTGGCTGCGCGCCAGCTTTCAGATCGCACCAATGACCGGCGCCGAAGGGGTGGCCGAGGTCGATTTTGCCGCGCGTCACCTGCTGGCTGGGTCGGGCATCGCGCCCGAGGATATGAGTGCCGCACTGACCAAGATGGAAACCCTCGCAGGGCTCATCCTGACCACACGTGCATTCCGCGATCAGGCCCTGACGGGCGGCTGATATTAGAGGGCAGGTGACTTTACCCTTTGCAGCCCATCAAATGACGCGA includes:
- a CDS encoding sulfatase-like hydrolase/transferase, with translation MTAPTKILFIIIDQLRADCLLGDLAAHVDLPNMRALMADSVTFTRHFSVANPCGPSRASILTGQYAMNHRSVRNGTPLREGIPNLATELRQVGHLPLLFGYTDTSPDPRAYPPGDPALTSYEMPMRGFDEAVEMRLGRSMPWRGYLRDNGYEFAEYMDLYRPKSAPGRAPRIDDPAVYAAAHSDTAFLTDSFLSHMADRTGEGWCAHLTYIRPHPPLVAPAPYNRIVDPATLPLPRRLERPEDEVAQHPFFAPALAAATPDSMVHGLDDLPATDETVQALRAIYLGLAAEVDHHIGRVMEWLQESGQYDDTLIVLTADHGEMLGDRHAWGKMNVHDAAFHTPLVVRLPGNAARAGMQLDLPTESIDIAPTILEWAGAVPPNSMDGHSLLPLLRGEAPQDWRTHTYSELDFGNPNAPSLWQKALGADICASNLAILREEQLTLVEFAADLPPILLDTREGLALNVADRSDYAADLARMTRAMLRHRMRHMDQTLALDSITPDGPLRRPRH
- a CDS encoding DUF4112 domain-containing protein — its product is MRRPDELAGDTRAVAERGVQKTKVARDLDRIDRMARLMDAQFRLPVVGVRIGLDGLIGLVPGVGDMVTFAPSVWMIAKGWQHGARKRTIARMVANSGTDLIIGIVPLVGDLFDIGFKANLRNARLLRRDLDRNPDGRR
- a CDS encoding YqaE/Pmp3 family membrane protein, which codes for MDFLRIIIAIFLPPLGVFLQEGLGKHFWINILLTLLGYIPGIVHAVYIIASRGPGRAST
- a CDS encoding HdeD family acid-resistance protein; translation: MTDQYTPHDPAMPDTPASEAAYAAGQEAAHNKWLLLIIGIVTLIGGLLAIAMPLIASFTAALVMAWVLIASGIVGIIAAFRRRHGWHMLAAFLSAALSVVIGLLILAQPMIGLITITALIIVFFATSGALRIYYGARLIKTGAGGGWMIAGGALSLLLAVMLISGLPFSAAWVPGVLLGIDLTIWGAILIAIGTRAAQLSAARDISVTAS
- a CDS encoding phospholipase D-like domain-containing protein, producing the protein MADQISQNYQNFLDDLPDVSVLLTASEVYPAMERAFLAAQDQISAGYRVFDLSTKLRSNEGRAIGEDWFDLIVYVLRQGVEVKFVICDFDAVLAPELHQDSWKTRRAFVAARELAGPDARLNVTNAAHSARTGILPRLLLWPRLVKEVNKTAAKLNDMTPSARARVLECSPGLRPMLRDTGDGTLAARRWPIPKLIPGTHHQKICVIDQRVAFIGGLDLNERRYDDKSHQRDREETWQDVQLRCTGPVAKDVHSHLEEFLAVVAGTKAATAEGRLLRTLSRKRKTDWRFLGPKPLVHTISDDHHRLIARARGLIYLETQFLRDRPLCDRLARAARDNPALTLIVVVPAAPEEVAFYGATGSDKRYGEFLQAKCVTMLRGAFGERMTICSPVRPKALESKARDTLCGSPIIYVHSKVSIFDADRAIVSSANLNGRSMNWDTEAGVMLNDPAHVEDLRQRIFGHWLGADAGPEFFAAESAAALWAERARRNAEIAPEDRRGFLVPYEVRPAVEFGRRLPGVPESMV
- a CDS encoding DEAD/DEAH box helicase encodes the protein MKTALADAIAARGYTTLTPVQEAVTNPDLTGSDLLVSAQTGSGKTLGFGLAIAPTLLGEAEKFSEAAAPLALIIAPTRELALQVKRELSWLYAGAGAVLASCVGGMDMRDERRALQRGAHIVVATPGRLRDHIMRGSIDLSALRAVVLDEADEMLDLGFREDLEFILGEAPEQRQTLLFSATVPAAIAKLAQGYQKDAVRISTAAAEAGQHADIEYRALNVSPRDGENAIINVLRYYESPNALVFCNTRAMVARLTTRLSNRGFAVVALSGELSQSERTHALQAMRDGRARVCVATDVAARGIDLPNLDLVVHAELPGSHETLLHRSGRTGRAGRKGVSVLIVPPVARKKAERILNWAKLRAEWGSAPSADDVTAKDEERMLNDEAWSEAITESEAGPVAKLIERFSSEQIAAAYLRMFHSKHSAPEDLGDPGEKPAPRAAFGPSVWFSVSGGRAKGAEPRRLLPMLCKAGGITREDIGAIRIGDTESYVELRKPAAAGFKASIGDNMRVEDGAEVAELAQPPAMAQRPAGKPGGKPTSHSGPKPEWKKPARKGPPPASQLDDLPAILPPEENRAPKPSAPKSTAKVQYDDAPAPRYKKPKTDAPAKPRHKGPKPDFTRDGAVTDAAPKPKFAGKPGSYTKDKTPVGKPSSKKNRARAATKAGEGYTSKPGAPASKSAGKPFGKPGAKPGGKPGGKPAGKPGAKPFGKPRSGPPKGSKD
- the betA gene encoding choline dehydrogenase encodes the protein MQADFVIIGSGSAGSAMAYRLSEDGKHSVLVLEFGGSDAGPFIQMPGALSYPMNMKRYDWGYTSQPEPHLNNRRLAAPRGKVIGGSSSINGMVYVRGHARDFDHWEESGASGWGFRNVLPYYKRMETWDGNGHGGDPAWRGTDGPLHVTRGPRLNPLYDAFVQAGQQAGYELTDDYNGEKQEGFGPMEQTVYKGRRWSAANAYLRPALKRPNCDMLRCFVRRVIIKEGRATGVEIERGGRVQVVTANREVVLAASAFNSPKILMHSGIGPAAHLAEHGVDVIADRPGVGGNLQDHLELYIQQACTQPITLFKHWNLWSKGMIGAQWMLGKSGLGASNQFESAAFLRSRPGVEYPDIQYHFLPLAVRYDGKIAAEGHGFQAHVGPMRSASRGRVSLSSGDPMAAPHIAFNYMAHDTDWQDFRRCIRLTREIFGQAAFDPYRGKEIQPGEDVQSDEQLNAFIAEHAESAYHPCGTCKMGAVDDPQAVVDPECRVIGVDGLRVADSSIFPRITNGNLNGPSIMTGEKAADHILGRDPLPASNQQPWMHPAWRTTIKAAEPA
- the betI gene encoding transcriptional regulator BetI, with amino-acid sequence MARQSIRDIRRAEFSQAAFDALVRHGIRGTTLDRVAKIAGVSKGVVLHHFKDKDALFEGVQRKANTVLRDCVTELLHHAVTPLERLYAIIVGNFAAPVFQQEICHAWISLCSDVPHNRQSQRIQTVVHARMRSNLMSALRPLVPEGEAARIAFQLRTVMDGIWLRASFQIAPMTGAEGVAEVDFAARHLLAGSGIAPEDMSAALTKMETLAGLILTTRAFRDQALTGG